In Dyadobacter subterraneus, a single genomic region encodes these proteins:
- a CDS encoding PVC-type heme-binding CxxCH protein, with translation MKKLILNIRFLLIITSVFSFKATHSQPLKSAFLPKKGDHIILLGNTFADRMRHYGYFETLLQKNFPGQQLTVRNMGWSADEVGLQPRPLNFPGFGEKASVPVKPSKEVTFQGFTHEGEPIHMPVALNFNGLNQDLTEQKADIIFLCFGMNEAFKGLAGLSQFEKDLEVFIKNLQDNQFNGHSVPKLVLVSSIAHENLGHYYPDPSEHNKNLALYTKAMQKAADKSGLFFIDLFTPSLARMALKDKPAITINGIHLNDGGYRLAAEWMGKSLGMTKNQDFDSENSRKLRQVVKMKDDHFFYRWRAVNGEYIYGRRREPFGIIAYPPELRKLNQMTVSLDSVIWELGKSTGIESFKKAIEITDLRGKPVDPSMIPAIPMTGRQGEAAKAAVAHAHHQEKTWPATTEKFKLPKGYEINLFASEKDFPIEKPVAMNFDARGRLWVATMPTYPQYYPGIPVHDKIVILEDTDGDGRADKHTVFADDLYLPLGFEFGNGGVYVSQEPDILFLKDSDGDDKADLREVILTGFGSEDSHHATHAFTFGQDGGLYFNEGTFLNSQVETPYGPVRSYSGSTYRFEPRTGKLFHYISYPYYNPWGSVFDKWGMHLIGDASDGSNYFAPPMTGKLNYPNKHPRIEMFTETRVRPTAGIEIVSSRQFPDEVQGDFLVNNNIGFQGTKQHRIIQKGSGIGSKEVEPILQSSDPNFRPIDLKFGPDGGLYIVDWYNPLISHGENPPRDPARDKSHGRIWRITYKDKPLLKRVDVSRQSVPELLDNLKIYEDRMRYRSRAQIRQKNASDVLPALKKWVSALDKNDKEFEHNLLEALWLYQDFDVVEENILKTLLNAKQYQARAAATKVLLNWRNRVPGSLYLIRARVNDESARVRLEAVVALSFFDSKTTVDAALDIFKYPTDYYLDYAIKETFTYLKPLWLSDFKQNKNLTEAQSKALPYLLDLVTANELSGFVQSTPVLSALISRNDFDLKQKQNAVSEMARIESISKSRVLINAIHDLEYGKKGNRQKGVQDELVSMLLSTDGSELKSNEAEFLNLIKKDTSEMLRLIGYAGMITAEKSDQKVWGLAQKNKANQQDYLHGISLLTDSNLKASFYEKVKALTASLPENAYPLLLTMSGNDSEKTQTIKNYIKYLNDTPEANQSSERFAQTILNLKSRIQELPEKDKPEILSMLETMGTVEIRLTAIEAKMAFDKKNISVRAGKSISLIFENPDLMPHNVVIVKPGTAQKVGEAADAMATLKDGFERNFVPDSRDVLFATPLVNSGKSFRLNFKAPDQPGEYPFICSFPGHWRVMTGILTVIAK, from the coding sequence ATGAAAAAACTGATCCTGAATATTCGTTTTTTATTGATTATCACATCAGTTTTTTCATTTAAGGCAACGCATAGTCAACCGCTGAAATCCGCTTTTCTTCCCAAAAAAGGTGATCATATTATTCTTCTTGGAAACACTTTTGCGGATAGAATGCGGCACTATGGTTATTTTGAAACTTTACTTCAGAAAAATTTTCCAGGTCAGCAGTTAACGGTAAGAAATATGGGTTGGAGTGCAGATGAAGTTGGCCTCCAGCCTCGACCGTTAAATTTTCCCGGTTTTGGCGAAAAGGCCTCTGTTCCTGTCAAGCCATCCAAAGAAGTTACTTTTCAAGGTTTCACTCATGAGGGAGAACCGATTCATATGCCGGTTGCGCTTAATTTCAACGGGTTGAATCAGGATTTGACCGAGCAAAAAGCAGATATTATTTTTCTATGTTTTGGCATGAACGAAGCTTTTAAAGGGCTTGCAGGATTGTCACAGTTTGAAAAGGATCTGGAAGTATTTATTAAAAACTTGCAGGACAACCAGTTCAACGGACATTCAGTTCCGAAGCTTGTGCTGGTTTCTTCGATTGCGCATGAAAATCTTGGTCACTATTATCCTGATCCGTCAGAACACAATAAAAATCTGGCATTGTACACCAAAGCCATGCAAAAGGCAGCGGATAAAAGCGGTTTATTTTTCATCGATTTATTTACGCCCTCGCTTGCCAGAATGGCTTTAAAGGACAAACCTGCCATTACAATAAATGGAATTCATTTGAATGATGGCGGATACCGGCTTGCGGCAGAATGGATGGGAAAATCACTTGGGATGACTAAAAATCAGGATTTTGATTCTGAAAACAGCCGAAAATTACGGCAGGTGGTTAAAATGAAAGATGATCATTTTTTCTACCGCTGGCGCGCGGTTAACGGGGAATATATTTATGGAAGACGACGTGAACCTTTCGGCATAATCGCATATCCACCTGAACTTAGAAAATTGAATCAGATGACGGTTTCGCTTGATTCTGTTATCTGGGAATTGGGGAAAAGTACCGGAATCGAAAGTTTTAAGAAAGCGATCGAAATAACGGATTTGAGAGGAAAACCAGTTGACCCTTCCATGATTCCAGCTATACCGATGACCGGACGACAGGGAGAAGCTGCCAAGGCTGCCGTTGCCCACGCGCATCATCAGGAAAAAACCTGGCCTGCCACTACCGAAAAATTTAAGTTGCCAAAAGGGTATGAAATCAATCTTTTTGCATCAGAAAAAGACTTCCCGATTGAAAAACCGGTAGCCATGAATTTTGATGCGCGCGGTCGCTTATGGGTAGCGACTATGCCAACTTATCCGCAATATTATCCGGGTATTCCCGTACATGACAAGATTGTTATTCTGGAAGATACAGATGGAGATGGTAGGGCTGACAAGCATACAGTTTTTGCAGATGACCTGTATCTTCCTTTGGGTTTTGAATTTGGAAACGGAGGTGTTTACGTATCCCAGGAGCCTGATATTTTGTTTCTTAAAGACTCGGATGGCGATGATAAGGCGGATCTGCGGGAAGTTATACTGACAGGTTTTGGATCAGAAGACAGCCATCACGCCACACATGCTTTTACATTCGGACAGGATGGCGGACTTTATTTTAATGAAGGGACATTCCTGAACTCTCAGGTTGAAACGCCTTACGGTCCGGTACGTTCTTACAGTGGCTCGACCTACCGTTTTGAACCCCGGACCGGAAAATTGTTTCACTACATTTCCTATCCTTATTATAATCCCTGGGGCAGCGTTTTTGATAAATGGGGTATGCATCTGATAGGCGATGCGTCTGATGGTTCCAATTATTTCGCTCCCCCGATGACCGGAAAGTTGAACTATCCCAATAAACATCCGCGTATCGAAATGTTCACCGAAACCAGGGTAAGACCAACCGCCGGGATTGAAATTGTTTCAAGCCGCCAGTTTCCGGACGAGGTGCAGGGTGATTTTCTGGTCAACAATAACATTGGTTTTCAGGGTACCAAGCAGCACCGGATCATTCAGAAAGGATCAGGAATCGGGAGTAAGGAAGTTGAACCCATTTTGCAATCTTCTGATCCAAACTTCCGGCCGATTGATCTGAAATTTGGGCCTGATGGTGGTTTATATATTGTTGACTGGTATAATCCGTTGATTTCGCACGGCGAAAATCCTCCGAGAGATCCTGCCCGAGATAAATCTCATGGCCGGATCTGGCGAATTACTTATAAGGATAAGCCTTTATTAAAACGAGTTGACGTTTCAAGGCAAAGCGTCCCGGAACTGCTTGACAATCTTAAAATATATGAGGACAGAATGCGCTACCGTTCGCGGGCGCAAATTCGTCAAAAAAACGCTTCTGATGTACTGCCTGCATTGAAAAAGTGGGTATCAGCTCTTGATAAAAATGACAAGGAATTTGAGCATAATCTTCTTGAGGCATTGTGGCTTTACCAGGATTTTGATGTTGTTGAAGAAAATATCCTGAAAACATTATTGAATGCAAAACAATATCAGGCACGTGCGGCAGCTACCAAAGTTTTGCTGAACTGGCGCAACCGGGTGCCGGGTTCTCTGTATTTGATTCGTGCCCGGGTCAACGACGAATCTGCCCGCGTGAGACTGGAAGCCGTAGTAGCTTTGAGTTTTTTTGATTCCAAAACGACCGTGGATGCAGCGCTGGATATTTTCAAATATCCCACCGATTATTATCTGGACTATGCCATTAAAGAGACATTTACTTATCTGAAACCGCTTTGGCTTTCTGATTTTAAACAAAACAAAAACCTGACTGAGGCACAATCAAAAGCACTTCCTTATTTGCTGGATTTGGTCACTGCCAATGAACTTTCAGGTTTTGTACAAAGTACTCCGGTGCTGTCAGCATTAATTTCAAGAAATGATTTTGACCTGAAACAAAAGCAAAATGCGGTATCAGAAATGGCCAGGATTGAGAGTATCAGTAAGTCCAGAGTTTTGATAAACGCGATTCATGATCTTGAATATGGAAAAAAAGGAAATAGACAAAAGGGTGTACAGGACGAGCTGGTGAGTATGTTATTAAGTACTGACGGCTCAGAATTAAAAAGCAATGAAGCCGAATTTCTCAATCTGATTAAAAAAGATACCAGTGAAATGCTTAGGTTAATTGGTTATGCGGGTATGATTACGGCTGAAAAGTCGGACCAAAAGGTATGGGGTTTGGCGCAGAAAAATAAGGCGAACCAACAGGATTATCTGCACGGGATTTCGCTGCTAACGGATAGCAACCTTAAAGCTTCATTTTACGAAAAGGTAAAAGCTTTGACAGCATCACTCCCGGAAAATGCTTACCCACTGTTGCTTACGATGAGCGGAAATGACTCAGAAAAAACACAAACGATAAAAAACTACATTAAATACCTGAATGATACGCCAGAAGCAAACCAGTCTTCGGAACGTTTTGCCCAAACGATTTTAAACCTGAAAAGCAGAATTCAGGAGTTGCCAGAGAAAGACAAACCGGAAATTTTGTCGATGCTTGAAACGATGGGAACTGTGGAAATCAGACTTACTGCTATTGAAGCAAAAATGGCTTTTGACAAAAAAAATATAAGCGTTCGGGCCGGGAAATCAATTTCACTTATTTTTGAAAACCCTGATCTGATGCCGCATAACGTTGTGATTGTCAAACCAGGAACCGCTCAGAAAGTGGGAGAGGCCGCGGACGCAATGGCAACACTTAAAGATGGATTTGAAAGAAATTTTGTCCCGGATTCCAGGGATGTGCTTTTTGCCACACCACTTGTTAATTCGGGAAAAAGCTTTCGTCTTAATTTCAAAGCACCGGACCAACCCGGAGAATATCCATTCATTTGTTCTTTTCCTGGTCACTGGCGCGTGATGACGGGAATCCTGACGGTGATTGCAAAATAA